ATAAGATTCATCTGTAGAGCCGGCTTAAGTAAGTGATTAATGCCGTATTAACTTGCATTAAGACTTGAGGGAGGGATTGGTATATTTAGTAGGAATTCTTAATTTCAGAGTTAATACATAACAGCCACAATCGTTTTTGATACAAACCAAGGCACAACTACGTAGTACTTTTAGCACGGTCATCGGCAAAGtactttctttttctatatACTTCACAACAAGAATCATTTTATCTCAAACCCATTACAGGCCATGGATTTACTCCGGCTGCTGGCAGCGAAGGTCGCACTGTAGGCACCCGCCTCACCACTGAAAATGCTTCATTGAGACGTGCAGCACGACTCGTGAACTGAGACACCTTCTGCAAAAATCGTTCAGTTATATATCCTAGGTTGGCCACTTcaacatatatctcaaaacagAAGAGCAAAAGATCACATTTGTAAAACCAAGTGCGTAACTCATATAACAAAATGAAATCCCACCACAAAACAATCATTTTTTTCTTACAGCAACATGAATAAGGTTCTACCATTTTCCCACCCCAAGCCTAAAACCGCTTGAGCTAGAGCTCACGGCCGAAGACAAGGATCTGAAGAATAAGTAAATCCAACAAAACTTGTTCTTTTTAACCATTTCCTAAGATGCACGATGAGGTTGATTATCACTGGCTTCACTTGAGGGTTTCTGCAACTTTTAATCCCAAGTAAAAATTGCCAAAACAGGAAAATCACCTATAGCTCACTTGGCAAAGACACTTTAAAGATAATGCAATCATGCAAAATATAAGGATTTCATTTCTTGTTAAACATTCACTAGTATGACTACTGGTCTTGTGATCAGTGATCACTGATCGTGccgtattttttattttttttacttagtATGGATTATGGCTTCCAGGAACTCCTGGTAAAAGTTTCACAAAAGAGCCCCTTTACCTTTTTGCTAATTTGAAATTATAGAATAAGTTAACAGACTTCATCAAGAGTCTATTTTGTTTCTAGTTTTATGCGTCCACGCAGAACTTTCTTACTGGCCTACATTAAGCAGGCTTTTACATGTTCTTCTAAAGAGATTACTTCTCTCttgtgtataattttttttttaaaaaaaaatattagattcACTGATCTCTGAGCCTACATTTCTTTCCAGTTCAATGCAGCCATCAAAATATAGActtggtttaaataaaatttcaaacatttttaCAGGCTTCTTCCCTTTACTTATAGAACCACACCAATTCCTAAAATTCATAAGTGAAGATGTTGCGGCAaacgaaaaaaaattgcagataCATGAGCATTAAGATGCGCTGCGAGAAAAAACAAATAGTGGATAGAGGCCGAAGCCAAATGGTGGAATAAAAATCAGTGGGTTGTGGCATCAGCATAGGTCCTTGGATAGTCAACTTGCAGGGTATTAGTTTCTTTTCTTTGGATCTATGTTTTGTTATGGGGAAAGGATAAGAGAATTAATTTTTGCAGGACGGAGAGATTGGGGAACCACCTTTGTGTTAGTGTTCACAACTTCCAAAAATGTTTGctatctaaatgtttgtttgtaTAACGTTGACTACTTGTTCACCTCTATGTAAACtttgatatttaatttttatcttaATCAAGTATCCTTTGTTTCCAAACCAATGAAacgagagagaaaaagagtgaTACCAGTTAGCAAACATAATATCATAATCTATCATGGAGAATACAATAAAAATAATGGATGAAGGTGATTACACaggattttaaaatcctttgcacCAGAACATGTCGAGAACAAACAAAACAGTCAGAGAAAAGTACTACCAAATGATATCTTTAAGAAAAGTAATCAAGATTGAAAAGTACAaaagaaagatgtgaaatgGCAGCATTAAAATTTTGCTTGGCACAAATCGCCAAACGATCAAAGTCCCAATAAATTGGCAAACAAAAGCAAAGACATATCAGTATGAATCCAATTGCACTTGGGTAGGTTCCTGGTTTTTAATAACTTATTACAAGAGGTCCTGCGAATATGAAGAGTTTGATATAGTGGTTTCAAAGATGTGAACTAATGCCAACATACTGAGAAACGACCTCAAATGTCTGTCGACTCAACTGATCACATGAGTTGCAAAAAGCATCGGATTTCAACTTTTTAACTTTCCAAATAAATTACAAACACTAGTGCATGAACAGACGCAAAAAAATTTATTACGCAAAATGATAGATTAAGCTTTTAATTGACAGCCATAACGTACAGACCACATAGTGATCGCAATGCAGGCATACTTAATATATTGCAATAACATGAAGTGAAAAAAATGATCACTAGATTAGCCAATAATAAAGTGCAATAACTGACCTTATCATCCAGAGTAACCTTGAGCTGCAGGCTATGGCTCTTCCGCTTCATCTTGCGCAATCTCCGCCCCAAGAACACCAAACCCATTACAGCTGCAGCGACGGACAAGGACCAAACAGGGCTTACCCTGAAAACACAATACTTTAAAACCTCAAATGGGACCTTCCACCACAGGATTGTCCTCTTCACTACCTCTTCACCGGATTTCACCTCCGATTTCTCTTCTTTAACTGCAGCACTTTGACTCTCAACTGATTGTCCTTCTTCTGGTTCATTGTCCAAGTTATTTCCACTTTCCAAACCACTAAAACCTATCTCGCTTTCCTTCGCAACCTTCTCAAATTTCGCCGAAACCAGACTGTCGCCGCCTGAATCAGACCAGAACTTACCCAAATCCTTACCAAGGCTTCCGTTTTCCCCAATTTCTTCAAAGCTCACTCGGCCCTGAGCATCCAACCCAAATTTCCCAAAATTCTCGTCCACAGCTTCCATTTCTCCAAACCCCTCAAAACCCACATGGCTTTTCTCATTTTCCACAAAACCCAATTCGTTTTTGCCCTCAAAATCATTACTTTTACGGTCATCGGACCGGTCACTTGCCGAATCGGACCAAAACCCACCCGATTCTTTTCCGCCATAGCGAGTCACCGAATCCGGGTCAATCCAACTGGGGTTGTCGGACTCAACAGAACCCTCTTCGGCGACATCAACCACCCCCTTACCATACCCAAATTTGTCATGATTATCGAGAGAGAAGTAATCAGGCCTGATCATACCCTCGGAGTGAACATCGATTCCCTCGAAGCTCCTGGGGGTTTGAACCGAGTCGACCGAGTTAACCAGGGCAGGGTCGAAGCTGTGGAGCACCTCCCAGTCCTGCAACTCaccaacttctcctcctccttccatGGCGGGAATTGATTGGCGGGTATTCGGAATCGGAGAAAATGATAAAAGCTCAATAGAAATAGTAGGCAATGAACAGAGCCTAGAGTAGGGCAGCAAACCCTAACCGTgagcaaagaaaaatgagatttcttttcctttttggcgTGTAGGACCGCGCACCTGTGTGTTGGATTCGCAACAAAATTCAAAGACAGACAAAGACCGTTTTTATTGGTAAACCACACACAAACACAGGCACCCTTTTTACTCTCCCAATTCCCCCAAAATCCCTAATTCCCGAACCCAACTCCTCTGTATTTGGATATTTTGAGCAGAGTGATGAGGACTCAGACGGTACCCTTCGTTGAAGCTGGGCCACCTGTGCCATGTGGTGTTGAAGAACGGGGATAACACAAAGGATTAAAGGAAGAGGTCAAGTTTGTAAATTTCAAATAGTATTTGGAAGCTTTGAAATGAATAATAGGATCGTGCCACGTAATGGGGTAGAGTGGGATGGGGAGTGGTGGGAACACTGCCGCCTAAGGAGAGAATACACGACACCAGCACACGGATAATTTTGACATGTCCTTTTCCTGACAGACCGGGGTCGGAGGAAGTGGAGTTGGGGTGGGCAGGGCAGAGGGCAGGGTAGAAATGAATGAGTGAATGCAGATAGAGTTGTGGGGTTTTGGCAAAATGACGGGGCTGTTGAGGACTGTGAGACAGACCAAGTAAGATGAGACCGTGTTTTGAAGGGAGGATGAGGACTTTGAATGAGGATCACCTCaggatcttctttgtgaggatcttttTTGTGAAGATTATGTGGTAATCAGGGTTTTGGCAAAATGACGGGGCTGTTGGGGACTGTCTGAGACAAACCAAGTAGGATGAGGGGGATTAAGATTCTCTTTCCTCATCTTTTCATCCCCTTATTTCACATTctcttattttatctttttcttgctataaaaattaatataagatgttaacaTAATTTAACCGTGACTATTCAAATATAAGAGAAGGaaatgagagggaaaaaaagaagggagATAATCTTACTCCTTTGAGGGAAGGTTGAGGACTGTATTAGTCAGTCATTTGCAATGTCGCATTACATAATAAATAAGGGGGTGTGCggacttctcacacaccccttgatcaTTTCTGTCTGTTGATCTCTTTTAATTCATCTAAtctgacggtcgaaaattaaaaaagtgtgtgataagtaaaataaggtgtgtggatatcacatccctaaaTAAATAGACTCTCTTACTTTATTTTTTGTGAGGAAGTAGAATAATAAATGCATACGCCGACTTGTTTGAGGTGGTGACTGGATGGGATTTGGGTAGGGAATCagggtttttttttggttcaaactttgaaactttttattaattgaaaaaaattattacaTGAAATAGAAAACATAAAGGCAGTACAAATACAAGAATAGctcataagaaaataaaatataaatgctAGAAAAGCAAGACCACAATAACAAAATCCTTAGATTTAGAAACGCCCCCATCACCGATCCGCCATCACCACTAAGAGGAAGAACCCATGAACAAGTTGGATGAATAGAAAATAGGGATGAACGAGCCACCTGCACAAAAACTGGTCCCACAATCCTGCCAAACAATACTAAAAGCACTTTAACAACCACCCAACACTAAAATGTGCCACCTAGAAGAGACATGCAATGGGCCGAATAGCAAAGATTGGCGTGGAGGATTGATGACGGAGAAAAGCAATGGGTGAAGAAAGGCGCATAAAAGTCTAGATCTGAGACAAGCTCAAAGAAACTAGAAATCAAGAAGGTTAGTGGGAACAAGGAAGAGAAAAGAAACAGGAAAATTGAGAAGAGGGGACTAGAAATAGGGGAGGGAAGGGAGCGGGGTAGAGAAGTAAGTTGTGGGTGGGTGGGGAGGTAGCGGGCTAGagaggagaaggaaaaagaggaaCAACAAGGGGGTCGCCTGTCGACCCCAACTAGAGGAAGGAGTTGGCGGTGAGAGCAggggatttttatttttttattttttggggcgGTGGCTGTGTTTCGTACAAGAGAGAAAATGGGAAGCGGCTAGGGAATTTTGTATGGCACAACTATAATATTGATATTTAGagttaattatataatatatgagTTAGATCTTTTTCACATGTTTTTACATTCTTACTATAAAACACTACCTTAACAGTATAttcgtatttttaaattattgtcGGAAAAAAGAGGATATTAAACCAACAGCTTCATTCATGTGACCTTAACAGTGCATTCATTTATACAAGTTGCTATCGAAATAAACCAGATATTGATCCCAACTTCACTCACATGTGATGTACTTTTTCTCCACGTTGTTCGAACCAACTTCACTCACATTTCTCCACGTTGTTCAAATAGAATACCACCGATTTTAAGGTCATCTTCTCTAAACCCAATTTGAAACCGGAGCCTCCTCCCGACAATGTTTAAAAATTGAATTCAATGTTGATGGATTTATTTACAAAATGAGCTTGCGTTTTCTATAAAGAAAGAATATACTATTTATCTTACGCACACTCAGTTTGCTCGACTTATAGAATTTTTAGTTTATGTTTTCAAATTATAATTGTCAACAAACCTATGGCGTGTGATTGAGGGACGGTTGAGTCCCTTTTTCTCGCATTTGaagagtttatatatatatatatatatatatatatatatatattgtcaatAGTTAAAAGTGGGATTATGAAGGGAAAAGAGGCCGGTAGCCTCGAAATCGGGTGAAGAGAGCTACAGAGAGTGCTTAATCTTTAATATTAGAAAGTTAGAATGAGAGTTTAGTGTCTCAAGGTTTCATTAAGAGAGGTGATATACCCACCCCAGTATCTTATTTTTTCACCCATCTTATATTTACACTCACcataaaaagtgaaaaaaacatataactattttcccacccaccattattccaAAATAACCCTATATATTTATTCTCCAATTTTTCCTTTGCTTTAAAAGAATtatgataattaaaaaaaaaattattaaacagGAGGGTGGTAGAGGTAGATAATGGAGTCCTCAACTGCTTCCTCACTCTCCGTTACAAGCTTACAACGTTGTGAAATTCCCCCTTCTAAACGTCTTTTGCTCGACCGCCGTTACGCTTGGGTAGTTGATGAATGGAAAGACCCATTAGAGGAAGCTCTTGCTGGTGGCAAAGGAATATTAATATTGTAGCAAACTCAGTAGTGAAAGCTTTGGAATGATACCTGCTTCTCCTCGGTACTTGCAAGCAGGGTATTTACCCTTCACAACATTAAGTCTTCTTTGCTAAAGCTAGAAACTCCTCCATTTTCAGACCCATAATTTGATCGGTTTTTAggttttttcctcttttttctttctctcatttATGTATTTTAGGTTTTTGGAAATATAACTAATTATGTGGCAAGACATGATTGGGTGGTCTTTAGGTCTTTGAAGGTCATTTTCTACAAGGATAAAGCTGTCAATCAAACTATCATTTCAAAGTGGGGTGGGAAATAAGATACCCCAGGTGGGCTTAGTAGCCCTCAAACAAAAATCCACAACTAGCtgaaaataatacaaacaaaatagCAGGGATAATTTTGTCATataaacaaacaacaacaacaacaacaacaaagccttttcccactaagtggggtcggctatatgaatcctagaacgccattgcgctcgattttgtgtcatgtcctccgttagatccaagtactcaagtcttttcttagggtctcttccaaaattttcctaggtcttcctctaccccttcggccctgaacctctgtcccgtagtcacattttcaaaccggagcgtcagtaggccttctttgcacatgtccaaaccaccggaaccgattttctctcatatttccttcaatttcgactactcctactttacctcggatatcctcattcccaatcttatcctttctcgtgtgcccacacatcccacgaagcatcctcatctccgctacacccattttgtgtacgtgttgatgcttcaccgcccaacattctgtgccatacaacatcgctagccttattgccgtcctataaaattttcccttgagcttcagtggcctacgacggtcacacaacacgccggatgcactcttacactttatccatccagcttgtattctatggttgagatctccatctaattctccgttctcttgcaagatagatcctaggtaacgaaaacggtcgctttttgtgatcttcgctagattgctccggtcattagtgtggataagtatataaatggatagagataggaaagcaaacacaagatgtatgtggttcacccagattggctacgtccacggaatagaggagttctcattaattgtgaagggtttacacaagtacataggttcaagctctcctttagtgagtacaagtgaatgatttagtacaaatgacattaggaaatattgtgggagaatgatctcgtaatcacgaaacttctaagtaccggagtgtggtatcgtcttgacttgccttatctgtctcataggtagatgtggcatcttctctggaagtactcttcctccatccaggggtggtatctttaactggtggagatgcacaaggtaatgtatcaatttcacttgaagcttacttgtggtttcaggcttggtcaagcgcgatacaa
This genomic interval from Malus domestica chromosome 05, GDT2T_hap1 contains the following:
- the LOC103425130 gene encoding uncharacterized protein, with the protein product MEGGGEVGELQDWEVLHSFDPALVNSVDSVQTPRSFEGIDVHSEGMIRPDYFSLDNHDKFGYGKGVVDVAEEGSVESDNPSWIDPDSVTRYGGKESGGFWSDSASDRSDDRKSNDFEGKNELGFVENEKSHVGFEGFGEMEAVDENFGKFGLDAQGRVSFEEIGENGSLGKDLGKFWSDSGGDSLVSAKFEKVAKESEIGFSGLESGNNLDNEPEEGQSVESQSAAVKEEKSEVKSGEEVVKRTILWWKVPFEVLKYCVFRVSPVWSLSVAAAVMGLVFLGRRLRKMKRKSHSLQLKVTLDDKKVSQFTSRAARLNEAFSVVRRVPTVRPSLPAAGVNPWPVMGLR